In Fundulus heteroclitus isolate FHET01 chromosome 8, MU-UCD_Fhet_4.1, whole genome shotgun sequence, a genomic segment contains:
- the LOC105930784 gene encoding oocyte zinc finger protein XlCOF6 isoform X2, whose protein sequence is MEKTMELKMLLESSLKRIFQATVTDILVSVEQTLSEYQGTIQTIQTENEGLKRLLSAQRSAESLHEVLAVDVKEAPEEQNPEVDQQESEPLQTKEEPGFSQKDASEEDAAEQFSGSDWDNHPVTSPSTMQKMCKYSSDKTCLRKKNDIKLKESASSPPFSLQTDQFGEQSCVEKSSRMLVSLKTEPKLEKSVAADLCQPSLNQTMKLVKNDSSEVTGDALTNFHPIHPLRHEHESRGIDHSGKVAVVSKGCTQEEHFIETQEEGEAKALPGSEGDGLSQSEVSYALKCQEAELDQRWLEGQSTQDVEQEKGTLEQNNSPVVAQEQSRKCFSCPTCPTTFNQAASLNAHIKTHGMSKDHSCKVCGKNFKWAKDLKYHNYIHTGEIPYGCIICNKTFHHPDKLSRHRCTHKGVKPHRCQQCSESFKDTRSLHRHMRIHTEERPHSCAQCGKRFTSLGNLKRHSRIHTGERPHSCTQCDKRFTNLGNLKKHSMIHTGERPHSCTQCGKRFTSLGDLKKHSMIHTGERPHSCTQCGKRFTTLSNLKVHSMIHTGERPHSCTQCGKRFTSLGDLKRHSRIHTGERPHFCTQCGKRFTSLGDLKKHSMIHTGERPHSCTQCGKRFTSLGNLKRHSRIHTGERPHSCTQCGKRFTNLYDLKMHSRIHTGERPHSCTQCGKRFTSLGDLKVHSRIHTGERPHSCTQCGKRFTSLGNLKKHSRIHTGERPYDCKQCRKTFTLAGHRKVHMRVHTRETPYRCEECDKKFKTSSSLKLHLQIHTQEQYSCTYCKKICTTPCRLKRHEKTHTTEKVFFCSQCGKIYTDTQSLKKHLKSHTSLE, encoded by the exons ATGGAGAAAACGATGGAGCTGAAAATGTTGCTGGAGTCATCTCTGAAGCGGATCTTTCAGGCGACTGTGACCGACATCCTGGTCTCGGTGGAGCAGACCCTCTCTGAGTACCAGGGAACAATCCAGACGATCCAGACCGAGAACGAAGGTCTGAAGCGGCTGCTGTCTGCTCAGAGGAGCGCAGAGTCCCTCCATGAAG tgttggctgtaGATGTtaaagaggctcctgaagaacagaatCCTGAGGTGGACCAGCAGGAATCAGAGCCCCTCCAAACAAAAGAGGAACCCGGGTTCAGTCAGAAAG ATGCATCTGAGGAAGATGCCGCTGAACAGTTTTCTGGCTCAGATTGGGACAATCATCCTGTCACCTCCCCCAGCACTATGCAGAAGATGTGCAAATACAGCAGTGACAAGACATGTTTGAGGAAGAAAAATGATATCAAGCTGAAGGAGAGTGCATCCTCTCCTCCATTCTCTCTGCAAACAGATCAATTTGGAGAACAGTCGTGTGTGGAGAAGTCCAGCAGAATGTTGGTTTCTTTGAAAACCGAGCCTAAATTGGAAAAAAGTGTTGCCGCCGACCTCTGCCAGCCATCTCTGAATCAGACGATGAAACTGGTAAAGAACGATAGCTCAGAGGTTACTGGTGATGCATTAACGAATTTTCATCCAATACATCCTTTAAGGCATGAACATGAATCTAGAGGGATTGACCACAGTGGTAAAGTCGCTGTTGTTTCTAAAGGCTGCACACAGGAGGAACATTTTATCGAAACTCAAGAAGAGGGGGAGGCTAAAGCACTGCCAGGTAGTGAAGGTGATGGTTTGTCTCAGTCAGAGGTCAGTTATGCACTGAAATGTCAGGAAGCAGAGTTGGATCAGAGATGGTTGGAGGGACAAAGCACGCAGGATGTGGAGCAAGAAAAAGGAACATTGGAGCAAAATAATTCACCTGTTGTTGCTCAAGAACAAAGCAGGAAGTGTTTTAGCTGTCCAACCTGTCCAACGACATTTAACCAAGCAGCTTCGCTCAATGCTCACATCAAAACTCACGGCATGAGTAAAGATCACAGCTGCAAAGTTTGTGGGAAAAACTTCAAGTGGGCAAAAGACCTCAAATACCACAACTACATCCACACGGGAGAAATACCGTATGGCTGCATTATCTGCAATAAGACGTTTCACCATCCCGACAAGCTCAGCAGGCACAGATGCACCCACAAGGGGGTGAAACCACACCGCTGCCAGCAGTGCAGTGAATCATTCAAAGACACTAGATCCCTTCACAGGCACATGAGGATCCACACAGAAGAGCGGCCTCATTCCTGCGCTCAGTGTGGCAAGAGGTTCACCAGCCTTGGCAACCTCAAAAGGCATTCCaggatccacacaggagagCGGCCTCATTCCTGCACTCAGTGTGATAAGAGGTTCACCAACCTCGGCAACCTAAAAAAGCATTCCATGATCCACACAGGAGAACGGCCTCATTCCTGCACTCAGTGTGGCAAGAG GTTCACCAGCCTTGGCGACCTCAAAAAGCATTCCATGATCCACACTGGAGAACGGCCTCATTCCTGCACTCAGTGTGGCAAGAGGTTCACCACACTCAGCAACCTCAAAGTGCATTCCATGATCCACACAGGAGAGCGGCCTCATTCCTGCACTCAGTGTGGTAAGAGGTTCACCAGCCTCGGCGACCTCAAAAGGCATTCCAGGATCCACACAGGAGAACGGCCTCATTTCTGCACTCAGTGTGGTAAGAGGTTCACCAGCCTTGGCGACCTCAAAAAGCATTCCATGATCCACACAGGAGAGCGGCCTCATTCCTGCACTCAGTGTGGTAAGAGGTTCACCAGCCTCGGCAACCTCAAAAGGCATTCCAGGATCCACACAGGAGAACGGCCTCATTCCTGCACTCAGTGTGGTAAGAGGTTCACCAACCTCTACGACCTCAAAATGCATTCCaggatccacacaggagagCGGCCTCATTCCTGCACTCAGTGTGGCAAGAGGTTCACCAGCCTTGGGGACCTCAAAGTGCATTCCAGGATCCACACAGGAGAACGGCCTCATTCCTGCACTCAGTGTGGTAAGAGGTTCACCAGCCTCGGCAACCTAAAAAAGCATTCCAGGATCCACACTGGGGAGAGGCCGTATGACTGTAAACAGTGCAGGAAGACCTTCACCCTGGCTGGACACCGTAAAGTCCACATGCGGGTTCACACACGAGAAACACCGTACCGTTGTGAGGAGTGTGACAAGAAATTCAAAACATCCAGCAGCCTGAAGTTGCACCTGCAGATTCACACGCAGGAGCAGTACAGCTGCACATACTGCAAAAAAATCTGCACTACACCCTGTCGCCTGAAGAGACATGAGAAGACGCACACCACGGAGAAGGTCTTTTTCTGCAGTCAGTGCGGGAAGATCTACACCGATACGCAATCCTTGAAAAAGCACCTCAAGAGTCACACATCACTGGAGTAA
- the LOC105930784 gene encoding oocyte zinc finger protein XlCOF6 isoform X1, protein MEKTMELKMLLESSLKRIFQATVTDILVSVEQTLSEYQGTIQTIQTENEGLKRLLSAQRSAESLHEGLLSSVLAVDVKEAPEEQNPEVDQQESEPLQTKEEPGFSQKDASEEDAAEQFSGSDWDNHPVTSPSTMQKMCKYSSDKTCLRKKNDIKLKESASSPPFSLQTDQFGEQSCVEKSSRMLVSLKTEPKLEKSVAADLCQPSLNQTMKLVKNDSSEVTGDALTNFHPIHPLRHEHESRGIDHSGKVAVVSKGCTQEEHFIETQEEGEAKALPGSEGDGLSQSEVSYALKCQEAELDQRWLEGQSTQDVEQEKGTLEQNNSPVVAQEQSRKCFSCPTCPTTFNQAASLNAHIKTHGMSKDHSCKVCGKNFKWAKDLKYHNYIHTGEIPYGCIICNKTFHHPDKLSRHRCTHKGVKPHRCQQCSESFKDTRSLHRHMRIHTEERPHSCAQCGKRFTSLGNLKRHSRIHTGERPHSCTQCDKRFTNLGNLKKHSMIHTGERPHSCTQCGKRFTSLGDLKKHSMIHTGERPHSCTQCGKRFTTLSNLKVHSMIHTGERPHSCTQCGKRFTSLGDLKRHSRIHTGERPHFCTQCGKRFTSLGDLKKHSMIHTGERPHSCTQCGKRFTSLGNLKRHSRIHTGERPHSCTQCGKRFTNLYDLKMHSRIHTGERPHSCTQCGKRFTSLGDLKVHSRIHTGERPHSCTQCGKRFTSLGNLKKHSRIHTGERPYDCKQCRKTFTLAGHRKVHMRVHTRETPYRCEECDKKFKTSSSLKLHLQIHTQEQYSCTYCKKICTTPCRLKRHEKTHTTEKVFFCSQCGKIYTDTQSLKKHLKSHTSLE, encoded by the exons ATGGAGAAAACGATGGAGCTGAAAATGTTGCTGGAGTCATCTCTGAAGCGGATCTTTCAGGCGACTGTGACCGACATCCTGGTCTCGGTGGAGCAGACCCTCTCTGAGTACCAGGGAACAATCCAGACGATCCAGACCGAGAACGAAGGTCTGAAGCGGCTGCTGTCTGCTCAGAGGAGCGCAGAGTCCCTCCATGAAGGTCTGCTGTCCTCAG tgttggctgtaGATGTtaaagaggctcctgaagaacagaatCCTGAGGTGGACCAGCAGGAATCAGAGCCCCTCCAAACAAAAGAGGAACCCGGGTTCAGTCAGAAAG ATGCATCTGAGGAAGATGCCGCTGAACAGTTTTCTGGCTCAGATTGGGACAATCATCCTGTCACCTCCCCCAGCACTATGCAGAAGATGTGCAAATACAGCAGTGACAAGACATGTTTGAGGAAGAAAAATGATATCAAGCTGAAGGAGAGTGCATCCTCTCCTCCATTCTCTCTGCAAACAGATCAATTTGGAGAACAGTCGTGTGTGGAGAAGTCCAGCAGAATGTTGGTTTCTTTGAAAACCGAGCCTAAATTGGAAAAAAGTGTTGCCGCCGACCTCTGCCAGCCATCTCTGAATCAGACGATGAAACTGGTAAAGAACGATAGCTCAGAGGTTACTGGTGATGCATTAACGAATTTTCATCCAATACATCCTTTAAGGCATGAACATGAATCTAGAGGGATTGACCACAGTGGTAAAGTCGCTGTTGTTTCTAAAGGCTGCACACAGGAGGAACATTTTATCGAAACTCAAGAAGAGGGGGAGGCTAAAGCACTGCCAGGTAGTGAAGGTGATGGTTTGTCTCAGTCAGAGGTCAGTTATGCACTGAAATGTCAGGAAGCAGAGTTGGATCAGAGATGGTTGGAGGGACAAAGCACGCAGGATGTGGAGCAAGAAAAAGGAACATTGGAGCAAAATAATTCACCTGTTGTTGCTCAAGAACAAAGCAGGAAGTGTTTTAGCTGTCCAACCTGTCCAACGACATTTAACCAAGCAGCTTCGCTCAATGCTCACATCAAAACTCACGGCATGAGTAAAGATCACAGCTGCAAAGTTTGTGGGAAAAACTTCAAGTGGGCAAAAGACCTCAAATACCACAACTACATCCACACGGGAGAAATACCGTATGGCTGCATTATCTGCAATAAGACGTTTCACCATCCCGACAAGCTCAGCAGGCACAGATGCACCCACAAGGGGGTGAAACCACACCGCTGCCAGCAGTGCAGTGAATCATTCAAAGACACTAGATCCCTTCACAGGCACATGAGGATCCACACAGAAGAGCGGCCTCATTCCTGCGCTCAGTGTGGCAAGAGGTTCACCAGCCTTGGCAACCTCAAAAGGCATTCCaggatccacacaggagagCGGCCTCATTCCTGCACTCAGTGTGATAAGAGGTTCACCAACCTCGGCAACCTAAAAAAGCATTCCATGATCCACACAGGAGAACGGCCTCATTCCTGCACTCAGTGTGGCAAGAG GTTCACCAGCCTTGGCGACCTCAAAAAGCATTCCATGATCCACACTGGAGAACGGCCTCATTCCTGCACTCAGTGTGGCAAGAGGTTCACCACACTCAGCAACCTCAAAGTGCATTCCATGATCCACACAGGAGAGCGGCCTCATTCCTGCACTCAGTGTGGTAAGAGGTTCACCAGCCTCGGCGACCTCAAAAGGCATTCCAGGATCCACACAGGAGAACGGCCTCATTTCTGCACTCAGTGTGGTAAGAGGTTCACCAGCCTTGGCGACCTCAAAAAGCATTCCATGATCCACACAGGAGAGCGGCCTCATTCCTGCACTCAGTGTGGTAAGAGGTTCACCAGCCTCGGCAACCTCAAAAGGCATTCCAGGATCCACACAGGAGAACGGCCTCATTCCTGCACTCAGTGTGGTAAGAGGTTCACCAACCTCTACGACCTCAAAATGCATTCCaggatccacacaggagagCGGCCTCATTCCTGCACTCAGTGTGGCAAGAGGTTCACCAGCCTTGGGGACCTCAAAGTGCATTCCAGGATCCACACAGGAGAACGGCCTCATTCCTGCACTCAGTGTGGTAAGAGGTTCACCAGCCTCGGCAACCTAAAAAAGCATTCCAGGATCCACACTGGGGAGAGGCCGTATGACTGTAAACAGTGCAGGAAGACCTTCACCCTGGCTGGACACCGTAAAGTCCACATGCGGGTTCACACACGAGAAACACCGTACCGTTGTGAGGAGTGTGACAAGAAATTCAAAACATCCAGCAGCCTGAAGTTGCACCTGCAGATTCACACGCAGGAGCAGTACAGCTGCACATACTGCAAAAAAATCTGCACTACACCCTGTCGCCTGAAGAGACATGAGAAGACGCACACCACGGAGAAGGTCTTTTTCTGCAGTCAGTGCGGGAAGATCTACACCGATACGCAATCCTTGAAAAAGCACCTCAAGAGTCACACATCACTGGAGTAA
- the LOC105930784 gene encoding oocyte zinc finger protein XlCOF6 isoform X3 — MEKTMELKMLLESSLKRIFQATVTDILVSVEQTLSEYQGTIQTIQTENEGLKRLLSAQRSAESLHEVLAVDVKEAPEEQNPEVDQQESEPLQTKEEPGFSQKDASEEDAAEQFSGSDWDNHPVTSPSTMQKMCKYSSDKTCLRKKNDIKLKESASSPPFSLQTDQFGEQSCVEKSSRMLVSLKTEPKLEKSVAADLCQPSLNQTMKLVKNDSSEVTGDALTNFHPIHPLRHEHESRGIDHSGKVAVVSKGCTQEEHFIETQEEGEAKALPGSEGDGLSQSEVSYALKCQEAELDQRWLEGQSTQDVEQEKGTLEQNNSPVVAQEQSRKCFSCPTCPTTFNQAASLNAHIKTHGMSKDHSCKVCGKNFKWAKDLKYHNYIHTGEIPYGCIICNKTFHHPDKLSRHRCTHKGVKPHRCQQCSESFKDTRSLHRHMRIHTEERPHSCAQCGKRFTSLGNLKRHSRIHTGERPHSCTQCDKRFTNLGNLKKHSMIHTGERPHSCTQCGKRFTSLGDLKKHSMIHTGERPHSCTQCGKRFTTLSNLKVHSMIHTGERPHSCTQCGKRFTSLGDLKRHSRIHTGERPHFCTQCGKRFTSLGDLKKHSMIHTGERPHSCTQCGKRFTSLGNLKRHSRIHTGERPHSCTQCGKRFTNLYDLKMHSRIHTGERPHSCTQCGKRFTSLGDLKVHSRIHTGERPHSCTQCGKRFTSLGNLKKHSRIHTGERPYDCKQCRKTFTLAGHRKVHMRVHTRETPYRCEECDKKFKTSSSLKLHLQIHTQEQYSCTYCKKICTTPCRLKRHEKTHTTEKVFFCSQCGKIYTDTQSLKKHLKSHTSLE, encoded by the exons tgttggctgtaGATGTtaaagaggctcctgaagaacagaatCCTGAGGTGGACCAGCAGGAATCAGAGCCCCTCCAAACAAAAGAGGAACCCGGGTTCAGTCAGAAAG ATGCATCTGAGGAAGATGCCGCTGAACAGTTTTCTGGCTCAGATTGGGACAATCATCCTGTCACCTCCCCCAGCACTATGCAGAAGATGTGCAAATACAGCAGTGACAAGACATGTTTGAGGAAGAAAAATGATATCAAGCTGAAGGAGAGTGCATCCTCTCCTCCATTCTCTCTGCAAACAGATCAATTTGGAGAACAGTCGTGTGTGGAGAAGTCCAGCAGAATGTTGGTTTCTTTGAAAACCGAGCCTAAATTGGAAAAAAGTGTTGCCGCCGACCTCTGCCAGCCATCTCTGAATCAGACGATGAAACTGGTAAAGAACGATAGCTCAGAGGTTACTGGTGATGCATTAACGAATTTTCATCCAATACATCCTTTAAGGCATGAACATGAATCTAGAGGGATTGACCACAGTGGTAAAGTCGCTGTTGTTTCTAAAGGCTGCACACAGGAGGAACATTTTATCGAAACTCAAGAAGAGGGGGAGGCTAAAGCACTGCCAGGTAGTGAAGGTGATGGTTTGTCTCAGTCAGAGGTCAGTTATGCACTGAAATGTCAGGAAGCAGAGTTGGATCAGAGATGGTTGGAGGGACAAAGCACGCAGGATGTGGAGCAAGAAAAAGGAACATTGGAGCAAAATAATTCACCTGTTGTTGCTCAAGAACAAAGCAGGAAGTGTTTTAGCTGTCCAACCTGTCCAACGACATTTAACCAAGCAGCTTCGCTCAATGCTCACATCAAAACTCACGGCATGAGTAAAGATCACAGCTGCAAAGTTTGTGGGAAAAACTTCAAGTGGGCAAAAGACCTCAAATACCACAACTACATCCACACGGGAGAAATACCGTATGGCTGCATTATCTGCAATAAGACGTTTCACCATCCCGACAAGCTCAGCAGGCACAGATGCACCCACAAGGGGGTGAAACCACACCGCTGCCAGCAGTGCAGTGAATCATTCAAAGACACTAGATCCCTTCACAGGCACATGAGGATCCACACAGAAGAGCGGCCTCATTCCTGCGCTCAGTGTGGCAAGAGGTTCACCAGCCTTGGCAACCTCAAAAGGCATTCCaggatccacacaggagagCGGCCTCATTCCTGCACTCAGTGTGATAAGAGGTTCACCAACCTCGGCAACCTAAAAAAGCATTCCATGATCCACACAGGAGAACGGCCTCATTCCTGCACTCAGTGTGGCAAGAG GTTCACCAGCCTTGGCGACCTCAAAAAGCATTCCATGATCCACACTGGAGAACGGCCTCATTCCTGCACTCAGTGTGGCAAGAGGTTCACCACACTCAGCAACCTCAAAGTGCATTCCATGATCCACACAGGAGAGCGGCCTCATTCCTGCACTCAGTGTGGTAAGAGGTTCACCAGCCTCGGCGACCTCAAAAGGCATTCCAGGATCCACACAGGAGAACGGCCTCATTTCTGCACTCAGTGTGGTAAGAGGTTCACCAGCCTTGGCGACCTCAAAAAGCATTCCATGATCCACACAGGAGAGCGGCCTCATTCCTGCACTCAGTGTGGTAAGAGGTTCACCAGCCTCGGCAACCTCAAAAGGCATTCCAGGATCCACACAGGAGAACGGCCTCATTCCTGCACTCAGTGTGGTAAGAGGTTCACCAACCTCTACGACCTCAAAATGCATTCCaggatccacacaggagagCGGCCTCATTCCTGCACTCAGTGTGGCAAGAGGTTCACCAGCCTTGGGGACCTCAAAGTGCATTCCAGGATCCACACAGGAGAACGGCCTCATTCCTGCACTCAGTGTGGTAAGAGGTTCACCAGCCTCGGCAACCTAAAAAAGCATTCCAGGATCCACACTGGGGAGAGGCCGTATGACTGTAAACAGTGCAGGAAGACCTTCACCCTGGCTGGACACCGTAAAGTCCACATGCGGGTTCACACACGAGAAACACCGTACCGTTGTGAGGAGTGTGACAAGAAATTCAAAACATCCAGCAGCCTGAAGTTGCACCTGCAGATTCACACGCAGGAGCAGTACAGCTGCACATACTGCAAAAAAATCTGCACTACACCCTGTCGCCTGAAGAGACATGAGAAGACGCACACCACGGAGAAGGTCTTTTTCTGCAGTCAGTGCGGGAAGATCTACACCGATACGCAATCCTTGAAAAAGCACCTCAAGAGTCACACATCACTGGAGTAA
- the LOC105930798 gene encoding zinc finger protein 397 isoform X2 yields MEKTMELKMLLESSLKRIFQATVTDILVSVEQTLSEYQGTIQTIQTENEGLKRLLSAQRSAESLHEDGSKEDAPEQFSGSVWNNHHVTSTHTMCKVSKCSCEKTCFRKKNERKQMESASSPPCSLQADKVEEQLCVDKSSGISVPVKTEPSFEESGAGDLCQPPLNQTVKLVKNESSEVTCDAVTDVHQRRSSRPKRKCRGSEHSVKVAVVSKGYTQEGHFIKIEEQEEAEALPGNEGDHFSQQEVKNQVGQNYSTVVAEENTQEQGSNSLRCPTCSKTFSQASSLNAHIRSHSTSKAQICKMCGKSFRWASQLMYHEYTHTGEKPYACNICSKTYAHPGNLRMHRRIHTGERPYVCLYCGKRFYKNNSLKSHLRTHTG; encoded by the exons ATGGAGAAAACGATGGAGCTGAAAATGTTGCTGGAGTCATCTCTGAAGCGGATCTTTCAGGCGACTGTGACCGACATCCTGGTCTCGGTGGAGCAGACCCTCTCTGAGTACCAGGGAACAATCCAGACGATCCAGACCGAGAACGAAGGCCTGAAGCGGCTGCTGTCTGCACAGAGGAGCGCAGAGTCCCTCCATGAAG ATGGATCTAAGGAAGATGCCCCTGAACAGTTTTCTGGCTCAGTTTGGAACAATCATCATGTTACCTCCACCCACACTATGTGCAAGGTGTCCAAATGCAGCTGTGAAAAGACTTGTTTCAGGaagaaaaatgagagaaagcagATGGAGAGTGCCTCCTCTCCTCCATGCTCTCTGCAGGCAGATAAAGTAGAAGAACAGTTGTGTGTGGACAAGTCAAGTGGGATCTCAGTGCCCGTGAAAACTGAGCCGAGTTTTGAAGAAAGTGGCGCTGGTGACCTCTGCCAGCCACCTCTGAATCAGACTGTGAAGCTGGTAAAGAATGAGAGTTCAGAGGTTACTTGTGATGCAGTCACAGATGTGCATCAGCGACGTTCTTCAAGGCCCAAACGTAAATGTAGAGGGAGTGAACACAGTGTTAAAGTCGCTGTTGTCTCCAAAGGCTACACACAGGAGGGACATTTTATCAAGAttgaggaacaggaggaggcTGAGGCCCTGCCAGGTAATGAAGGTGATCATTTTTCTCAGCAGGAGGTCAAAAATCAGGTGGGGCAAAATTATTCAACCGTTGTCGCTGAAGAAAATACCCAAGAACAAGGCAGCAACTCATTACGCTGTCCTACCTGTTCAAAGACATTTAGCCAAGCGTCTTCGCTCAATGCTCACATCAGAAGTCACAGCACAAGTAAAGCTCAGATCTGCAAAATGTGTGGGAAAAGCTTCAGGTGGGCCAGCCAGCTCATGTACCATGAGTACACCCACACGGGAGAAAAGCCATACGCCTGCAACATCTGCAGCAAGACGTACGCCCATCCCGGCAACCTCAGGATGCACAGACGCATCCACACCGGAGAGAGGCCCTATGTCTGCTTGTACTGCGGGAAGCGTTTCTACAAGAACAACTCACTTAAGTCCCACCTGCGAACTCACACCGGGTAA
- the LOC105930798 gene encoding zinc finger protein 595 isoform X1, with translation MEKTMELKMLLESSLKRIFQATVTDILVSVEQTLSEYQGTIQTIQTENEGLKRLLSAQRSAESLHEGLLSSDGSKEDAPEQFSGSVWNNHHVTSTHTMCKVSKCSCEKTCFRKKNERKQMESASSPPCSLQADKVEEQLCVDKSSGISVPVKTEPSFEESGAGDLCQPPLNQTVKLVKNESSEVTCDAVTDVHQRRSSRPKRKCRGSEHSVKVAVVSKGYTQEGHFIKIEEQEEAEALPGNEGDHFSQQEVKNQVGQNYSTVVAEENTQEQGSNSLRCPTCSKTFSQASSLNAHIRSHSTSKAQICKMCGKSFRWASQLMYHEYTHTGEKPYACNICSKTYAHPGNLRMHRRIHTGERPYVCLYCGKRFYKNNSLKSHLRTHTG, from the exons ATGGAGAAAACGATGGAGCTGAAAATGTTGCTGGAGTCATCTCTGAAGCGGATCTTTCAGGCGACTGTGACCGACATCCTGGTCTCGGTGGAGCAGACCCTCTCTGAGTACCAGGGAACAATCCAGACGATCCAGACCGAGAACGAAGGCCTGAAGCGGCTGCTGTCTGCACAGAGGAGCGCAGAGTCCCTCCATGAAGGTCTGCTGTCCTCAG ATGGATCTAAGGAAGATGCCCCTGAACAGTTTTCTGGCTCAGTTTGGAACAATCATCATGTTACCTCCACCCACACTATGTGCAAGGTGTCCAAATGCAGCTGTGAAAAGACTTGTTTCAGGaagaaaaatgagagaaagcagATGGAGAGTGCCTCCTCTCCTCCATGCTCTCTGCAGGCAGATAAAGTAGAAGAACAGTTGTGTGTGGACAAGTCAAGTGGGATCTCAGTGCCCGTGAAAACTGAGCCGAGTTTTGAAGAAAGTGGCGCTGGTGACCTCTGCCAGCCACCTCTGAATCAGACTGTGAAGCTGGTAAAGAATGAGAGTTCAGAGGTTACTTGTGATGCAGTCACAGATGTGCATCAGCGACGTTCTTCAAGGCCCAAACGTAAATGTAGAGGGAGTGAACACAGTGTTAAAGTCGCTGTTGTCTCCAAAGGCTACACACAGGAGGGACATTTTATCAAGAttgaggaacaggaggaggcTGAGGCCCTGCCAGGTAATGAAGGTGATCATTTTTCTCAGCAGGAGGTCAAAAATCAGGTGGGGCAAAATTATTCAACCGTTGTCGCTGAAGAAAATACCCAAGAACAAGGCAGCAACTCATTACGCTGTCCTACCTGTTCAAAGACATTTAGCCAAGCGTCTTCGCTCAATGCTCACATCAGAAGTCACAGCACAAGTAAAGCTCAGATCTGCAAAATGTGTGGGAAAAGCTTCAGGTGGGCCAGCCAGCTCATGTACCATGAGTACACCCACACGGGAGAAAAGCCATACGCCTGCAACATCTGCAGCAAGACGTACGCCCATCCCGGCAACCTCAGGATGCACAGACGCATCCACACCGGAGAGAGGCCCTATGTCTGCTTGTACTGCGGGAAGCGTTTCTACAAGAACAACTCACTTAAGTCCCACCTGCGAACTCACACCGGGTAA
- the LOC118563858 gene encoding proteinase-activated receptor 3 — protein MEVFDFNVSALHLSQRLANVSSEQTIYESCKDMPGVLIWYLSLQFTNMFLGIPTNLTVLWLIHKNNGDSSTSDIFIIHLAILDVLFCLIPPLELANIIFLTTGTTWYVLRFFYGIKDFSPLFLSCICLDRYMAVIHPITFTKLKDRQHRAALAALVWLIILAYASAKCAGNIVQFDKVFTVMILTTFAFMVFCNLAILWALRRSGPGRDAMHPVKKRAFKMVLIILAIIVFNYSPPVALFPFKEYFSPDVFRCYIHYVAFGLMDFSSTIQPMLYLSKEKFTWRPNCCRTKGNMTQTNSDSRVVLTISQQLENVDTGSF, from the exons ATGGAGGTTTTTGACTTCAACGTCTCTGCGCTCCACCTCTCCCAAAGATTAGCCAATGTTAGCAGTGAACAGACTATCTACGAGAGCTGCAAAGACATGCCGGGAGTTCTCATCTGGTATCTCAGTCTGCAGTTCACCAACATGTTCCTGGGCATCCCGACCAACCTCACTGTGCTCTGGCTCATCCACAAGAACAACGGGGACTCCTCCACCTCAGACATCTTCATCATTCACCTGGCCATCCTAGATGTGCTGTTCTGTCTCATCCCTCCCCTGGAGCTGGCCAACATCATCTTCCTCACCACCGGCACCACCTGGTACGTCCTGCGCTTCTTCTACGGCATCAAAGACTTCTCGCCGCTCTTTCTGTCCTGCATCTGCCTGGACCGCTACATGGCCGTGATCCACCCCATCACCTTCACCAAGCTCAAGGACCGTCAGCACAGAGCAGCGCTGGCTGCTTTGGTTTGGCTCATCATTCTGGCCTATGCCTCGGCTAAATGCGCAGGCAACATCGTGCAGTTCGACAAGGTTTTCACCGTAATGATCCTCACGACGTTTGCTTTCATGGTGTTTTGCAACTTAGCGATACTCTGGGCGCTGCGGCGGTCCGGCCCTGGCCGAGATGCCATGCATCCGGTGAAGAAGAGAGCCTTCAAGATGGTCCTGATAATCCTGGCCATCATCGTCTTCAACTACTCCCCCCCAGTTGCACTTTTCCCCTTCAAAGAATACTTCTCTCCAGACGTGTTTCGCTGCTATATTCACTATGTTGCCTTTGGATTGATGGACTTCAGCAGCACCATTCAGCCGATGCTCTATCTATCCAAGGAAAAGTTCACATGGAGACCCAACTGCTGCAGAACGAAGGGCAACATGACACAAACAAA TTCAGACTCGCGGGTGGTTTTGACCATATCGCAGCAGTTAGAGAACGTGGACACGGGCTCGTTCTGA